In Candidatus Eisenbacteria bacterium, the sequence CACGTACTCCGCGGCGACGCCCAGGTCGTACGGGATCTCGGGGATCAGGATGACGTGCGCGTTGCCGGCCATTCCGGCGTGGAGCGCGATCCATCCCGCGTATCGCCCCATCACCTCGACCACCATGATGCGGCGATGCGAGGTGGCGGTGGTGTGGAGCCGGTCGAGGCACTCGGTGGCGAACGACACGGCCGAGTCGAAGCCGAACGTCATGAAGGTGCGCTCGAGGTCGTTGTCGATCGTCTTCGGCACGCAGATCACGCACAGTCCCTTCTGGCTGAGCGCATGCGCGATCTCGAGCGAGCCGTCTCCGCCGACCGCGATCAAGGCGTCGAAGCCCTGGTCGCGAAAGCGCCGGACCAGCTCGTCGCAGCGGTCTTCCTCCACCTCGCCGCCATCGGGCCTTGCGCGTGGGTATCGAAGCGGGTTCCCGCGGTTGGTGGTGCCGAGGATCGTGCCGCCCAAGTGCGCGATGCCCAGGACCGAAAGGCGCGAGAGCTTGACGACGCCCCCTTCCGGATAGGCTTCGGGCTCGAGCAAGCCGTTGTAGCCGTCGCGGATGCCCCAGCATTCCCACCCGCGCTGCGCGGCCGCCATGACCACCGCGCGGATCACCGCGTTGAGACCGGGGGCGTCGCCCCCGCCGGTGTTGATCGCGATCTTCCTGATCTCGGCCATGGAGCGGCTCAGCCCGACTTCTTGCGCAGCGAGCCGAGCATGGCTTCGAACTCCGGCGCCGCCGCATCGACGGTGCGCTCCGGTCCGGTGAGCTTGAAGAACAAGGCACCCTCCGGCCCCTCGACGATCGCCGCATAGAGCTCGTGGTTCGAGCGCGCGCTCCGGCTCTCTTCCATGCCGACATGCGCGAGGTACGTGCCCCGCACGCGGACCGTGGTGACCTCGAGCCCGTCGACGGTGCGCGACGCCCGCGCCGGCTCGACCGGCGGCTCGAATTCGCGGATCCAGCGCTCGATGTTCGTCTCGGGATCGCCGCCTTGTCCGGGGCCGAAGTAATAGACCGCGCAGCGTGCTTCATCGCGAACGCCCTTGGCCGGAGGAATCCCATAGGTCGCGAGCCGCATGGGATTCGACTCCACCTCGGCCCAGCGCGCCGGGACCTTCCACACGATGCCCGGGTCTCCCCCGCTCTCGACCACGACCTGCGGCGATGCGTCGGTGGTGGGAGTGCGCGATGACATCGGCGCCGGCGGCTGGTGAGTGCTCACCCACGCCCAGATCGCGAGCGCGCCCATGGCGATGAGCGCCACGGCCACCAGGCTCCGCAGCGACATGGATCGAACCTCCGCTCGAGAGTGGTGAGGCGCCTAATCCAGCCGGCGACGCGTATCGGCGTCGAACAGGTGGATGGCTTCGAGATCGAGCCGCAGCGGGACCTTGGCGCCGACGGCGGGGGCGCGATGCGACTCGGCCTTGGCGACGAGCATGTCCTCGCCCACGCGGCCGTGGAACACCGCCTCGCTCCCGAGCAGCTCCACCACCTCGACGATCGCGTCGACGGCGTCGTGCCCGGGAGGAACGCCATCCACCAGCCCGACCTTCTCGGGCCGGATGCCGATCACGACTTTGCGGCCGGCATTCCTGGACGCGGCGTCGCGCCACGATCGCGGCGTGGGCAGCCGCACCGTCGCGGATTCGAGCGTCTCCCCGTTCGGACCCACCGTGGCATTCAAGAAATTCATGGGCGGCGTGCCGATGAACTGTGCGACGAACACGTTCATCGGCCGCTCGTAGACCTCGAGCGGCGTGCCCACCTGCTGCAGCACGCCGTCGTGCAGCACCGCGATGCGGGAGCCCATGGTCATGGCCTCGACCTGATCGTGGGTGACGTAGACGGTCGTGGTCTTCAGATTGCGCTGGAGCCGCGCGATCTCGGCCCGCATCTGCACGCGCAGCTTGGCGTCGAGATTGGACAAGGGCTCGTCGAACAGGAACACGGCGGGCTTGCGCACGATCGCCCGGCCCACCGCGACGCGCTGGCGCTGGCCACCCGACAGCTCGCGGGGCCTGCGGTCGAGCAGGTGCTGGATGTCCAGCACGCGCGCGGCCTCGCCGACGAGCTTCTCGACCTCGGCGGCCGGGAGCTTCCGGATCTTCAAGCCGAACGCCATGTTCTCGCGCACGGTCATGTGGGGATAGAGCGCGTAGGACTGGAACACCATGGCGATGTCCCGCTCCTTGGGCGCCAGGTCGTTGACCACCTTGCCGTCGATCAGCACCTGTCCCGCGGTCACGTCCTCGAGGCCGGCGATCATGCGCAGGGCCGTGGACTTGCCGCATCCCGAGGGGCCCACCAGCACCATGAATTCCTGGTCCCGGATGTCGAGATCCAGATTCTCGATCACCTTCGTCTTCCCGAACGACTTGCTGACGCCCTTGAGCGTGACTCCCGCCATGGCGCGCAGCCTAGGTCCAGCAAGCACCTCCGTCAATCGAGGCCGGCCATCGTTGTTTCCGGCGAAGGAGCGCGGTAGAGTTCCCGGCGCTTCATCCCCACCAGTTTCGAAACCAGGCGAAATCACGAAGTGGAAACGATGCTTCGAGGAGGTTCTTGCATGTCGAGGAAGCTTTGGATCGCGGGATTGATGTCGATGGCCCTCACCGCGGGCGCGCTGGCGTCCGTTGCCGGCGCCGAAGACATGGCGCTGCCGGCTGGCGTCAAGGGCGACATGTTGATGTGGATCAAGGATGCGGAGGACAAGCTCGTCCAGCTCGCCGAGGCGACGCCCGAGGCCAAGTACGCCTGGCGTCCGGGCAAGGGGGTGCGCACCCAGGCCGAGGTCTTCATGCACGTGGTGACGGCCAACTATGGAATCCCGGCGGCCATGGGTGTGGCGCCGCCCCAGGGGTTCACCGGCATGGAGTACGAGAAGTCGCTGACCAAGAAGGCCGACATCCAGAAGGCGCTCAAGGAGTCCTTCGCCCACATGGAGAACGCGCTCGTCGCCGCGAGCGACGCCGACATGGAGAAGGAGATCGAGCTGTTCGGCATGAAGATGACGGAGCGCCGCGCCTT encodes:
- a CDS encoding ATP-dependent 6-phosphofructokinase, giving the protein MAEIRKIAINTGGGDAPGLNAVIRAVVMAAAQRGWECWGIRDGYNGLLEPEAYPEGGVVKLSRLSVLGIAHLGGTILGTTNRGNPLRYPRARPDGGEVEEDRCDELVRRFRDQGFDALIAVGGDGSLEIAHALSQKGLCVICVPKTIDNDLERTFMTFGFDSAVSFATECLDRLHTTATSHRRIMVVEVMGRYAGWIALHAGMAGNAHVILIPEIPYDLGVAAEYVKAREARGRHYTLIVVAEGAKPVGGEHSYQAESHRLGGIGQKVALELEALTGKEARSVVLGHLLRGGPPTSFDRLVALRFGAAAVRALDEGRSAVMVALAPPTVRYEPLGEVVRRMKTVPIDSDTVRTARDIGISFGDRQAGRSSAFALEPRRPSR
- a CDS encoding DinB family protein; its protein translation is MSRKLWIAGLMSMALTAGALASVAGAEDMALPAGVKGDMLMWIKDAEDKLVQLAEATPEAKYAWRPGKGVRTQAEVFMHVVTANYGIPAAMGVAPPQGFTGMEYEKSLTKKADIQKALKESFAHMENALVAASDADMEKEIELFGMKMTERRAFMLLVAHSHEHLGQSIAYARSNGIVPPWTAKQQAAMKEATEKKKAEGK
- the ugpC gene encoding sn-glycerol-3-phosphate ABC transporter ATP-binding protein UgpC, whose product is MAGVTLKGVSKSFGKTKVIENLDLDIRDQEFMVLVGPSGCGKSTALRMIAGLEDVTAGQVLIDGKVVNDLAPKERDIAMVFQSYALYPHMTVRENMAFGLKIRKLPAAEVEKLVGEAARVLDIQHLLDRRPRELSGGQRQRVAVGRAIVRKPAVFLFDEPLSNLDAKLRVQMRAEIARLQRNLKTTTVYVTHDQVEAMTMGSRIAVLHDGVLQQVGTPLEVYERPMNVFVAQFIGTPPMNFLNATVGPNGETLESATVRLPTPRSWRDAASRNAGRKVVIGIRPEKVGLVDGVPPGHDAVDAIVEVVELLGSEAVFHGRVGEDMLVAKAESHRAPAVGAKVPLRLDLEAIHLFDADTRRRLD